In Opitutaceae bacterium TAV5, one genomic interval encodes:
- a CDS encoding heparinase, protein MRHATFLTAALLAATITTHAADNRLPALDAARAAEISQWLPASPVCFTPPFADRVYWDAIARAHPANDLFAEADRQARLPTPELTEALFAIFEKTGDRKAYEAPYMTRTKRLGQFLFAEGLRNDGKLLPAIEREIAAMLDEPTWAIPAHASRRADWHAAYDLVELGAVNRAANLALAHYLLGLKLPAPTRAKIRKEIQTRVFAPYLERIRSRDNPGPEYWWMTTNNNWNAVCHGSILMSALLLGPAGPTDIDDNRATFITAFEACTPAFIAGFGDDGFCHEGIGYWFYGYGNYILASELTRLATGGRIDFLNAPKQQRIATFDTRWQIAAGIYPPFGDASVNARAPAWMHDFATLRYQLPYGIRGPGVGLGMIHPVGIGPNLCITPFDLSLPRPAGPPSPPEPGLRDWFPDGGALVVRRATPAAGLAAAFKGGHNNQPHNHNDLGSFVIVCDGESILSDLGVDTYVKDTFSSRRYTSSVMNSFGHPVPLVAGKLQRTGADARAITLRNEFTDTIDLWEIDITSAYAPDVPALEKLTRTFVFTRSASDAPQGRVEIIDRVKFRDGQPQAFGTALIFRPEQTRSAPPAAGLSAGHTGLRVRAPSGGTSLDVFWQAQADGHDVVLTQSEDAVIGIVPEQGSKGTRLGLDLPAPTTRATLHITIIPAR, encoded by the coding sequence ATGCGACACGCAACATTCCTGACCGCCGCCCTGCTCGCGGCCACAATCACCACGCACGCTGCCGACAACAGATTGCCCGCGCTCGACGCTGCCCGCGCAGCCGAAATTTCCCAATGGCTCCCCGCCTCGCCTGTCTGTTTCACCCCGCCCTTTGCCGATCGCGTTTATTGGGACGCCATCGCCCGCGCCCATCCCGCCAACGACCTTTTCGCCGAAGCCGACCGACAAGCCCGCCTCCCCACGCCCGAACTCACCGAAGCCCTCTTCGCTATTTTTGAGAAAACGGGAGACCGCAAAGCTTACGAAGCCCCCTACATGACGCGTACGAAACGCCTCGGCCAGTTCCTCTTTGCCGAAGGACTGCGCAACGACGGCAAACTGCTTCCCGCCATCGAACGCGAAATCGCCGCCATGCTGGACGAACCCACCTGGGCCATTCCCGCCCACGCCAGCAGACGCGCCGACTGGCACGCCGCTTACGACCTCGTGGAACTCGGCGCCGTTAATCGCGCCGCCAACCTTGCCCTCGCCCATTACCTGCTCGGCCTAAAACTCCCCGCCCCGACACGCGCCAAAATCCGCAAGGAAATCCAAACACGCGTTTTTGCCCCTTACCTCGAACGCATCCGCTCCCGCGACAACCCCGGCCCGGAATACTGGTGGATGACTACCAACAACAATTGGAACGCCGTCTGTCATGGCAGCATCCTCATGAGCGCCCTCCTCCTCGGCCCTGCTGGCCCCACGGACATCGACGACAACCGGGCCACCTTCATCACCGCATTTGAAGCCTGTACTCCCGCCTTCATCGCCGGTTTTGGGGACGACGGCTTCTGTCATGAAGGCATCGGATATTGGTTCTACGGATACGGAAATTACATCCTCGCCTCAGAACTGACCCGCCTCGCCACCGGCGGACGAATCGACTTTCTCAACGCGCCCAAACAACAGCGTATCGCAACCTTTGATACGCGATGGCAGATCGCCGCCGGCATCTACCCGCCCTTCGGCGACGCCTCTGTCAACGCCCGCGCCCCCGCCTGGATGCACGACTTTGCGACGCTCCGCTACCAACTCCCCTACGGCATACGCGGTCCCGGCGTCGGCTTGGGAATGATCCACCCCGTCGGCATCGGTCCCAACCTCTGCATCACGCCCTTTGACCTCTCGCTACCCCGCCCCGCCGGCCCCCCTTCCCCCCCCGAACCCGGCTTGCGCGACTGGTTTCCCGACGGCGGCGCACTCGTCGTGCGCCGCGCCACGCCTGCCGCCGGTCTGGCCGCCGCCTTCAAAGGCGGCCACAACAACCAGCCTCACAACCACAACGACCTCGGCTCTTTTGTCATCGTTTGCGATGGCGAATCCATCCTCTCCGACCTCGGAGTGGATACTTACGTGAAGGATACTTTTAGCTCCAGACGTTACACCAGCTCCGTGATGAACTCCTTCGGCCATCCCGTCCCCCTGGTCGCCGGAAAACTCCAGCGCACCGGCGCCGACGCCCGAGCCATCACCTTGCGTAACGAATTTACTGATACAATCGATCTCTGGGAAATCGACATCACCAGCGCCTATGCGCCCGACGTTCCCGCGCTCGAAAAACTCACGCGCACCTTTGTTTTCACCCGTTCCGCCAGCGACGCTCCGCAAGGACGTGTTGAAATTATTGACCGCGTAAAATTCCGCGACGGACAACCTCAGGCCTTTGGCACGGCACTGATTTTTCGTCCCGAGCAAACCCGGTCCGCGCCCCCCGCCGCCGGTCTCTCCGCCGGGCACACCGGTCTTCGCGTTCGCGCCCCTTCCGGCGGCACGTCGCTTGATGTTTTCTGGCAGGCTCAGGCCGATGGTCACGATGTTGTTCTGACTCAAAGCGAAGACGCCGTGATCGGGATAGTGCCTGAGCAAGGGAGCAAGGGAACGCGTCTCGGCCTCGATCTGCCCGCGCCCACGACCCGGGCAACCCTCCATATCACGATCATCCCGGCACGCTGA
- a CDS encoding MFS transporter: MSAPISESTSTPSTPVTAAPVNGPVIDPKTGQKTWSVGTLTYTSGGIVALFLWLLWGDFAWSMRDRSAGPMSQWYLNSLGVPKLLFGLLVSSFPALVALILGPVISMKSDRHRGKWGRRIPFLLVTTPAAALGMIGLAVTPFIAKWMHGAFGREHVIGAWLHENLDTTKAGAWLLAQLQNEMVVAVVCFAVFWAAFEFATIAGSSVFGGLINDVVPRPLLGRFYGLFRAVSLIDGMIFNYWIFGLIPDHFTLILLVIGVFYGVAFMWVCLKVKESDYPPPPPLDKVKPAGTGTWLKPGMFTGFIGGARVYFRECFTSPYYVSVFVMLMTAGLAFAPVNIYAIPYSKGLGVSEDTYGKFLALTYLISLSLAWFLGWMADRFHPLRMAMATLLGYMLVTAWGAVFAKTPGTFLVAWVLHGVLTGSYFTSAASLGPRLFPHSRFAQFSSAAGICSSVAGMVLAPTVGLIIDRTGDEYRHTFTTGCLLATIALVCAVYVYRQFMNLGGPKDYVAPGE; this comes from the coding sequence ATGTCCGCTCCGATCAGCGAATCGACCTCCACTCCTTCCACGCCGGTCACGGCGGCTCCGGTGAACGGGCCGGTGATCGACCCGAAGACGGGCCAAAAAACATGGTCGGTCGGCACGCTGACCTACACCTCGGGCGGGATCGTGGCGTTGTTCCTCTGGCTGTTGTGGGGCGACTTTGCGTGGTCGATGCGCGACCGGTCGGCGGGACCGATGTCGCAATGGTATTTGAACAGCCTGGGCGTGCCGAAGCTGTTGTTCGGGTTGCTGGTAAGCTCGTTCCCGGCGCTGGTGGCCCTGATTCTGGGGCCGGTCATCAGCATGAAATCCGACCGGCACCGGGGCAAATGGGGGCGGCGCATCCCGTTTTTGCTGGTGACGACGCCGGCGGCGGCGCTGGGCATGATCGGCCTGGCGGTGACACCGTTTATCGCGAAGTGGATGCACGGGGCGTTTGGCAGGGAGCATGTGATTGGCGCGTGGTTGCATGAAAATCTGGATACGACGAAGGCGGGCGCGTGGTTGCTGGCGCAGTTGCAAAACGAGATGGTGGTGGCGGTGGTGTGTTTCGCGGTGTTCTGGGCGGCGTTTGAGTTTGCGACGATCGCAGGCTCGTCGGTGTTTGGCGGGCTCATCAATGATGTGGTGCCGAGACCGTTGCTGGGGCGTTTTTACGGGTTATTCCGCGCGGTGAGCCTGATCGACGGGATGATTTTCAACTACTGGATTTTCGGGCTGATACCGGATCATTTCACACTGATCCTGCTGGTGATTGGCGTGTTTTACGGCGTGGCGTTCATGTGGGTGTGTCTGAAGGTGAAGGAGAGCGATTATCCGCCGCCACCGCCGCTGGACAAGGTGAAGCCGGCAGGGACGGGGACGTGGCTGAAACCGGGGATGTTCACGGGATTCATCGGTGGGGCGCGCGTTTATTTCCGCGAGTGTTTCACGAGTCCGTATTACGTCTCGGTGTTCGTCATGCTGATGACGGCGGGGCTGGCGTTTGCGCCGGTCAACATCTACGCGATTCCCTACTCCAAGGGACTGGGCGTGAGCGAGGACACGTATGGGAAATTTCTGGCTTTGACGTATTTGATCTCGCTGAGTCTCGCCTGGTTCCTCGGCTGGATGGCTGACCGGTTTCATCCGTTGCGGATGGCGATGGCCACGCTGCTGGGCTACATGCTGGTGACGGCGTGGGGGGCGGTTTTTGCGAAAACGCCCGGCACGTTTCTTGTCGCGTGGGTTCTGCACGGGGTGCTGACGGGGAGCTATTTTACGAGCGCAGCATCACTGGGACCGCGATTGTTTCCGCATTCCAGATTTGCCCAATTTTCTTCGGCGGCAGGCATTTGTTCTTCGGTGGCGGGCATGGTGCTGGCGCCGACGGTGGGCCTCATCATCGACAGGACGGGAGATGA